The Lancefieldella sp. Marseille-Q7238 genomic interval CGATCAAGCGCGCGACGAATCTCTTCCGATTCAATGCGCACGGTCTTGGGAAGCCCGCTCATGACATCGCGGCCATTGACCTCAACATCAAGCTCTTCGGCGAGCGGAGCCGCGGAACCAACCTTGATTTTAATATCTTCGGCCGTGCGCTCTCCAATTGAAAGATTGTACGCGTCACGAACATGCTCAAGAATGGTCTGATCAAACTCGTCGCCAGCGGTACGAATCGACTGAGACACCACGATGCCGCCCATGGAAATAACAGCGACCTCAGTGGTACCGCCGCCGATATCAACTACCATGGATCCGGTAGGATCTTCAATAGGAAGGTCAGCTCCGATTGCCGCCGCCATAGGCTCTTCTATGAGATACGCCTGGCGCGCTCCGGCCTGAATAGTAGCTTCAAATACCGCGCGCTTCTCGACAGATGTGACCCCTGAGGGAACACATACCACGACGCGCGGCCGCGGAGACCACGGATACTTGCGTTCGCGAGCTTTTTCAATGAAGTAGCGCAGCATGACTTCGGTCACGTCAAAGTCAGCAATGACGCCGTCTTTGAGCGGACGCTCAGCAATAATGGAGCCGGGAGTACGGCCAATCATGCGCTTCGCGTCTGCTCCGACCGCTAAAACGCGGCTCTCGCTCTTGTCGATAGCGACAACGGAAGGCTCATTGATGACAATACCCTGGCCGCGCACAGCAACCAAGGTGTTTGCGGTTCCCAAATCAATTGCGAGGTCTCCGCCATATTCTCCGAAGAGCGAATCGAAGATAGACATGGTTTCCAATCATTTCTTTGGAGGCGCTGACGCCTTCCAATCCTTATCTCCAGCAACGTTATTAGTGTACCCCGCTCCCGCCCCGCGTGCACGGGGCAAAAGCGAGTTCACATCTTAGCGAGAAGAATTTTGAGACACGGCGTTGGTTACGACGTCTGAAACCTTCCAGCCGATACCATCCCTGACAAGACCCACGGTATACTCAACGCTGCTGCCATTGCTTGTGGTAACGGAAACGGTAACGGTGGATGTGGTAGCGCTCTTGTCAAGCTTGGTGATGGTAGGAGTGCCCGTAGAAGGAAGAACATCGCTGATGTCTTGAATCTTCTTATCGTCAACGCCGCTGGCGATGAACTGCTTAATGGAGCCGTTTGAGCCCTGCGTCTTCGCGGCGAAAATACCTTCGATAACGGACTGCTGCGTCGGCCATCCATAGCCTTGAGTATACGCAAATACTCCGCCGCCAACAGCAAGCGCCAAAAGGATAAGCAACGTGATAAAGACCTTAAGACCGGTATGACGGTGCTTGCGGCGAATCTTTCTCTCTTTTTTGTCTTGGGCGAGAATATCCTCTTCTGACAGGGAGAAAAAGCCCGTGTCCTCAGCGGAAGGAATGAGTTCGCCCGACTCCCCCATGGGGTCGAGAGGATCGTAGCTGCCGTATCCCGCCGCCTGCAAAAAAGCGTCTGTCTCTGACGGCTTGCGGGAGCGGATTCTTGCCACCGCGTTTTGAGCGGCCTCATAAGCCGTTCTTGCCTCGTCGCTCATCACAAAGGTTGAATCTGATGACGCGTGTGAGAAAGCGTCAACCGCTTCGGACATGCGGTTAGCGGCGACATAGGCAAGGCCAAGCTCACAGTAAACTTCAGCCTGGCTTTCAAGCGGCGTCAGGAAGTCAAGCGCCGTGCGGTAGGCCTCCACCGCGTCAACAGGACGACCCAGACCCATAAAGCACTTACCCAGACTCCGCAGGGCGCCTGACGGATTGGGGTTAGCCTCGTCAACGGCAGCGTTGCGATAAGCGATACCGGCGTTGCGCGTGTCGCCAAGCCTTTCATAGGCAGAGCCGAGCGCCAAAAAAGCCTTGTATGGCGTTGTATACGAAGCGTCTTGAACCGCCTTGGAAAGCGTGTCGATTGCCTCCTGCACGCGGCCGGCGGCCAGAAGAGCGCGTCCCCGGTTTGTGGAAAGCGCGCCTGCCTTACCGTAGGAAACATCGCTCAGAGCGCCCGCATACGCGTTGACGGCAGACTCAAACTGCCCGAGCTTCATATAAGCGTTTCCAAGAAGGTGGTCTATCTCGCCGTTTTTCTCGCCAGCCTCTTTTGCCTGGCCAAGCTGGAAGACGGCGGAAAACCAATCGCCTGCCTGGTACGCCCTCTTGCCTTGTTCATATGCTTGCTGATTCACAGTTTCCTCCAAGATACCTTTGAGCCGGAAGCTTTACGCGTTTTCAATACGGACCGAGTTCAGAACATCCCCTGCTCTGAGCTGCTCAATTACCGCTTTACCTTCAATCGTCTCTCCAAAGACGGTATAGCCTGAGTCTAAGCCATGCTGCGAACCGAGGCAAAAATAAAATTGAGATCCCGCGGAATCGGGGTGAGAAGAACGAGCCATCGCAAGAGCTCCGTCATTATGAGCATTGCAGGGGTTTGAAGAAAACTCCTCTTTGATGCGATATCCGGGGCCGCCGGTTCCAGGAAGGCCATCGGCGCCGGGGCGACCCGCCGCGACGTCTTCAGAACTCATATCGCGCGTATTGGGGTCTCCGCCCTGAATGACAAAACCCGGCACAAAGCGATGGAACTTGGTGTCGTCGTAAAACCCAGACTCAGCAAGCTCGCAAAAGTTTGCTACGTGAATGGGAGCACCGGCGCCATCAAGCTTGACCCGGATCGTGCCTTTTGACGTAGTGAAAACGGCAATCTCAGTACCGGTGACCTCGCGTTCTGGCGTATAAAGCGGATCAAGTCCAAAGCTCATGCTATGCCCTCCTACCTCCCGCGCCAAAGCGGGAATAACGTATAACTCTGTAATTTTAGCAGTAACACGCAGTTTTCATAGTTTCAGCAGACAAACGGTAGCTCCTACTGCTTCTTCGTAGGCTTCCACGCGTCGTAGTTCTTTTCAAAAAGCTGCTGGTATTCGCTTTTGCCCGAAGAATCGCGCATGCTGTCAACGGGGTCTAAAATATGCTCTTTTTCGGCAGACGGATTCTTGGAGTCAAGCGAGCGACTCCAGCCTTCACTCAGCGCGTCAGAGCGGTTTCGCAGCCAATTTCCCAACGTGGAAAGATTGTCAAGCTGTGTTCGGTAGGCTCCATCGGCATCATCAAGGTTAGAGAGGTCCGAAACGACATTGCTGATTTCAAGGGCAATCTGTTTAGCGTCCTCAGCCGCCGCTTCACGCTCTTCTTGCGACCCGCTGATAGCGATGGTGTCAAATGACGTTTCATTATCGTTCAGACGCTTTTCAAGATCGGCAAGCTTCTCGTAGTCCGCCTCCATCGCCTGAAACGAAGGATCCCCATTGGTTGAAGGCGTATTGGATTCGTCTTCGTCCTGGCCTTTGAGTTTCTCAACGGTTCCCGGAAAGCCTTGCTTTGAAAGATCAATGCCTTGAGTGGCGCGCTCATCGTTGGCCGTAGGATTCCAGGGATGCGTGATATAAAGCACCAATCCACCCATAAAAACCAAGGCTAGCAATGCCGTCACCACAACCACGCGCATACGGGGCATGCCTTCCGCGCGACTAGTCTCCTCGTCGTGGACGGGCTCGGAAGGGATTGCGCTTTCAAAGCGGGGTGCGGGTCGGCGCTCATCGAGTGTGAACACCGCGGTGGAATCCGAATCGATTGTGCCTGTGCCGGCAGAGTGCGCGTCTTGCGCGTCTTGCGCGGCGGCACCTGAAGGCGCGGCGGTTTGCTCGTCACTGGGCACATCAGAATTGAGTGTTGCCGCGGACCTACGCTGACGAGACGCGGATTCTTCCCCAATTTCGGGAAGTCTGATATCTCGAACAGGCCTGATTGGCGTCGCAGAAACGCCTCTTTTGGCATGCCTGGGAAGAGGCACGCCGCACTTCGGACAGACTGACATGCTTTTCTCCACAAGAGCTCCGCAGTGGGGGCACCAATGCGCGTCAGCCACAGGAATACGCTGCGTCACGCCAAGATCCGCATGACAATGCGGGCATGTAGGCGTTCCCTCAGGAACAATCGCTCCACATCTTTGACAGCGCATGCGTATATCCCTTCCTTAATGTCCTGCAGCCATCTTACTCTTCACGCGAGCCTTGCGAGCGCTCATTGTCGCCCTCACTAAAAACGCGGACGAATGCCGAAAAGACCCGGCTCTCCTTGCTGTGATCATGAAGAAAAACGTAGAGCCTGTTAAAAATTACAATTGACACAAACAGCGCAGGTACAAGAAGGATACACATATCACTTGATATGGCCGATATCCTAAAGAAGGATCTGAAGAGTGTGCATCCAAGCGTGACGATAAGAACGACAGACGCGAGGAGCGCCCTGCGAAGCGCGTTAAGCGGCAAAGAGATACGCCGTATGAGAGCGATTCCAATGATTCCCGTCACCACTAAGCAGATGGTGGACATCTCCGCGACGCTCAGATGAAGCAGGCGGCCGCTCGTCAAAATCAACGCCAACGATACGGTAATGGCTGCTGACGCCGGCAACGAGCGCTCCAGAACATTTGCCAGGAAGTTGCCGGTAATGCGCTCGTGATTGACCTCAAGGGCCAGCACAAACGATGGGAGTCCAACCGTCGCGAAAGAGAGCAACGACATCTGAATAGGAATGAAGGGATACGGCGGCATGATGATGCAAAAAAGCGCCAGAGCCGCAGTATACACGGTCTTAACCAGAAAGAGCGCCGCTGAGCGCTGGAGGTTGTTGATGGAGCGCCGCCCCTCAGCAACAACTTCGGGCATATGGGCAAAGTCATTGTCTGCCAACACGATCTCGGAGACATTGCGCGCTGCGGCAGATCCTGAGGCCATCGAAACTGAACAATCCGCCTCACGGAGTGCCAAAATGTCATTCACGCCATCTCCGGTCATAGCAACTGTGTGGCCCTGCGCCTGGAGCGCCTGCACCAAAAGACGCTTTTGTTGAGGCGTCACACGGCCAAAAACGCGGCATGTTTTTGAAGCTTTGGCAATATCACTCTCGTCTGCAAGCGTTGTCGCGTCAACCCAGTGTTTTGCCCCAGGAATTCCTGCACGCGCGGCGATAGCCGCAACGGTACGCGGATCGTCTCCTGAAATAACACGCAGGTCAACACCTTGATCAAGAAAATAGCGAATCGTTTCAGGAGCGGTGCTTCTAATCTGGTCTCGAATACCTACAAAGCCGAGAAGCTTTACCTCACCTTGCAGGGCGTCATTGTCGTCAAAGCCCTCAACCCTGCAAATTACCAGTACGCGTTCAAGTTCTCCAAAGATTTCCGATGCAAGCGCACGCTCGGCAACACCCGCGCCGACTACAAACTGAGCGGCTCCCATCACATAGGCGACTCCCGCTTCGGTGACACATCCGGAGTACTTTCGAGCCGACGTAAAGGGAATGGCGCGAGAAGTACGCGGAGGCTCGATTGATTCTTTTTTGAGATACGAAAGAATGGCACGAGCCGTATCGTTTGCATCGTGCTCATTGGCACAGACAATGGCCGCAAGGGCGCCGATTACCTCTGACGTATCCGCTTCTATATCCAGGCTGTCGGCCACCACATGCGCGACTTCCATCTCTCCTGTAGTGATGGTGCCTGTCTTATCAAGACAAAGCGTATCGACGCGAGCAAGCGTCTCCACACAATACGTCTGCTGGACCAGCACGTTTTTGACAGCAAGACGCGCCGTTGCAATAGCTAAAACAGACGATGTCAGCAACACCAATCCCTGCGGAATCATGCCAATGACCGCCGCGACCGAAGAAAGAATCGCGGCGTTGAGGTCGGACGGCGCGTGAAAATAGCTGCGCAAAAACAGACCGATTCCCAAAGGAATAAGCGCGAAAGTACCTGCGCGAATAATCGAATTGATCGTCGCCTTTATCTCTGAATTAACCGGCTTGACGTACTTCGCCTCAGCATTGATGCGGGCGGCGTAGCCGTCCTGACCAACGCGCGTAACACGGCCCACCAAACTGCCCAGGTCAATGAAGCTTCCGCTCAGCAATTCACTTCCGACGCTCTTCTCGACAGGCTCGCTTTCGCCGGTCAGAAGGCTCTCGTCAGCGGTTACGGATCCTTGGACGACTTCGCAGTCCGCGGGCACCTGATCTCCCGTGCGAAGACGGATCAGATCATCGACGACCAGCGCTGAAGGCAAAACCTCCATGTCCGTACCGTCGCGAATAACCGTCACGTTTTTGGCTGTCAGGATGGTAAGACGGTCCACCATACGCTTCGCACGGATCTCCTGGATCACGCCAATAAGCAGGTTAGCCCCGACGACCGCCATAAACAGCACATTACGCAGCTCTCCGGTAAAAAGCACCAGGACAGCCATCGCGATGTTGACGATGTTAAAAAGCGTCAGAGCGTTATCTTTGATGATGGAAGAAATGGACTTTGTCGTTACGTCCGTATTGGCATTGACGCGGCCGTCGGCAACACGTTCGGCTACCTCCGCCGAACTCAATCCTCGCAGCGCAGACGTCTCCCGCACGCCTGAAGAGTCTCTCATAGTTCTCCACAACTGACACATATCTCAAGCGTACACATGCCACAAGACGATGTATTCGCCGGTGCAAACAGGGCAGCATACCGTCACGTTATACCTGGTGACCCCGGTGGGGCTCGAACCCACGACCTTTTGCTCCGGAGGCAAACGCTCTCATCCACTGAGCTACGGGGCCATAGTTGGTAAGTATAACGAGCAAGCATAGGCAAATTCAAGTTTAAAATTCAGAGAAGGAAGATATCGGTCATGTTATAGACTCAAAGCGTCCCGTGATTTCCGCGCCCGAACACCGACAACTACGTCCTAGCACCGAGAGCCGCGTTCGGACACCAAGCACTCATAGTTTGAAAGAGGCATGCATGCGCGCCATTTTGACAAGCCGAGAATCACATCCGGCAGATACCTGCATTGACGTCGGATACGGGGTCAAAATCGGAGGCGGAAACTTTGCCGTCATAGCAGGACCATGCTCGGTTGAGGGAGAAAGTCTCCTCTCGCTTGCCCATGATGTGCGTCTTGCTGGAGCAACCATGCTGCGCGGAGGCGCTTTTAAGCCACGCACGAGCCCCTATGACTTTCAGGGTCTGGGCACGCGCGCGCTTGAACTGCTGATGGAAGCCTCACACCAAGAACATATACCCGTAGTGGTCGAACTTACCCAGGAGGCGCTTCTCGACACATACCTTGAGCTTGGCATTCATGTCATTCAGATTGGCGCCCGCAACGCGCAGAACTTCTCGCTTCTGAAAGCTGTCGGTAAAACGCAAACTCCCGTGCTGCTCAAGCGCGGGATGGGCAGCACCATCGAAGAGCTTCTGCTTGCCGCCGAATACATCATGCGTGAGGGAAACCGCAAGGTTCTCGTCTGTGAGCGGGGCATCAGGACATTTGAAGACTCCACGCGCTACACCTTTGATGTCAGCGCGATTCCCGTGGTCAAACACGATTCCCACCTGCCGATTATCGCCGATCCAAGCCATGCCGCCGGAACTGCCGCCTACGTCGCAGACCTCGCCTGCGCCGCCGTTGCCGCAGGCGCCGACGGTCTGGAAATCGAGGTCCACGCTGATCCTCCTCATGCTTTGTCCGATGGTGAACAGGCGCTTACGCCCGCAGAGTTTTCTCAGCTTATGCAGCGCGTTCGCTCCATCAGGGAGGCGCTTTGTGGATAGAGCTTCCAACACCATCTGCCTTGACGTCCGCACCCCTTCCGCATCATATGAAGTGGTCGTTGGCGCCGGCTTGATTGAAGACGCGGGCAAAAAGCTCAGATCGTTGTTTCCCGCAGAGACGCGTCTGCATCTTGTAAGCGATACCAATGTCTGGCCGCTCTATGGCGAGAAGCTCCTGAGCTCGCTTGGCACCGCTGGATTTGCAGCGATGTCATACACCGTCATTCCTGCCGGAGAGCATTCCAAGAGCGTTTCTTGCCTCTCACATCTGTGGGACGAATGCGCCCGTCATGGTCTGACAAGACACGACTGCATAATCGCGCTCGGCGGAGGTGTCGTGTGCGACCTTGCCGGATTTGCCGCCGCCACCTATCTTCGCGGCTGCCATGTCGTGCACATACCAACCACGCTCCTTGCGATGGTCGACGCGTCAGTCGGCGGAAAATGCGCCATCGACCTGCCGGCCGGCAAAAATCTTGCGGGAGCGTTTTTTCAACCGGACAGCGTCCTTATCGATGTCGCAACTCTGAAAACGCTTCCTTCAAAAGAATTTCAAAGCGGCTGTGCAGAAATAATCAAGCATGCGGTACTTGCGGACGCGGCGCTCTTTTCGCTTTTGGAGACAGGACCGGCTGACAAGACGAGCCTCTTGACCCCCGATGCGCAGACGCTTGTCAAACTCATCGCCGCAAACATCCGTATCAAGCGCGCTTTTGTCGCTGCCGATGAAACAGATGCAGGCAGGCGGCACATGCTCAACCTTGGCCATACAATCGGCCATGCGATTGAAGCTGCAAGCGACTGTACGCTGAGCCATGGCGCGTGCGTTGCGGCGGGTCTTTGCTGCCTCATGCGCGGAGCATCAGATCCTCATGTGCATCTTGCCAGCGCTCAAGACGCCAAACGGATAGAAACGCTTGTCTCTCGTTTCGGATTGCCTGTCGACACGACCTTTACGCGAGAAACCCTCATGGACTACGTCTGGCGCGATAAGAAACGACGTGGATCTTCCATCAATGTCGCCATCCCGACAAAAATCGGTTCTGCAGATATCGTTTCGCTTTCACAGGATGAAATGCGTACTATTATCGAGTACGGATGTGGCACAGGAGGAACAGCGTGTTAGCGACAATCACCCCTCATGAACTTTTTGGAACCATCAGCGCGGTAGCTTCAAAGTCTGAGGCTCATCGCGTCTTCATCTGCGCGGCCTGCGCCGACACCGTCACGGACATCGACTGCAACGCTTCGTCAAAAGATATTGACGCAACTATCGCCTGCCTGGAAGCTTTGGGTGCTCACTTTACCAGAACCGTCAGAGGCTACCGTGTATCCCCCATCAAACAGCCCAAGCACACGTTCTTTCAGCTTAAGAAAATCGATCTGCCCTGCGGTGAGTCAGGCTCAACGCTCCGTTTTCTGCTTCCTGTGACAGGAGCCTTGGGGCGCAAAGTTGAATTCCACGCTGAAGGAACGCTCGTGCAGCGCCCGCTCGCGCCGCTCTATGGCCAGCTCACAGAGCACGGAGTTCGCCTTTCTACTGAAGGCGCCTATCCCCTTGCTCTTTCGGGCCGTCTTTCAGGCGGACGTTTTGTGTTGCCGGGC includes:
- a CDS encoding rod shape-determining protein, with protein sequence MSIFDSLFGEYGGDLAIDLGTANTLVAVRGQGIVINEPSVVAIDKSESRVLAVGADAKRMIGRTPGSIIAERPLKDGVIADFDVTEVMLRYFIEKARERKYPWSPRPRVVVCVPSGVTSVEKRAVFEATIQAGARQAYLIEEPMAAAIGADLPIEDPTGSMVVDIGGGTTEVAVISMGGIVVSQSIRTAGDEFDQTILEHVRDAYNLSIGERTAEDIKIKVGSAAPLAEELDVEVNGRDVMSGLPKTVRIESEEIRRALDRPLDEVTKAVKDALDVTPPDLASDLMYYGILLTGGGGLLRGLDQRLREETGVPVNVSPTALENVVTGCAKVLEANALSGGFVQSAG
- a CDS encoding tetratricopeptide repeat protein; protein product: MNQQAYEQGKRAYQAGDWFSAVFQLGQAKEAGEKNGEIDHLLGNAYMKLGQFESAVNAYAGALSDVSYGKAGALSTNRGRALLAAGRVQEAIDTLSKAVQDASYTTPYKAFLALGSAYERLGDTRNAGIAYRNAAVDEANPNPSGALRSLGKCFMGLGRPVDAVEAYRTALDFLTPLESQAEVYCELGLAYVAANRMSEAVDAFSHASSDSTFVMSDEARTAYEAAQNAVARIRSRKPSETDAFLQAAGYGSYDPLDPMGESGELIPSAEDTGFFSLSEEDILAQDKKERKIRRKHRHTGLKVFITLLILLALAVGGGVFAYTQGYGWPTQQSVIEGIFAAKTQGSNGSIKQFIASGVDDKKIQDISDVLPSTGTPTITKLDKSATTSTVTVSVTTSNGSSVEYTVGLVRDGIGWKVSDVVTNAVSQNSSR
- a CDS encoding peptidylprolyl isomerase, which encodes MSFGLDPLYTPEREVTGTEIAVFTTSKGTIRVKLDGAGAPIHVANFCELAESGFYDDTKFHRFVPGFVIQGGDPNTRDMSSEDVAAGRPGADGLPGTGGPGYRIKEEFSSNPCNAHNDGALAMARSSHPDSAGSQFYFCLGSQHGLDSGYTVFGETIEGKAVIEQLRAGDVLNSVRIENA
- a CDS encoding zinc ribbon domain-containing protein; the encoded protein is MRCQRCGAIVPEGTPTCPHCHADLGVTQRIPVADAHWCPHCGALVEKSMSVCPKCGVPLPRHAKRGVSATPIRPVRDIRLPEIGEESASRQRRSAATLNSDVPSDEQTAAPSGAAAQDAQDAHSAGTGTIDSDSTAVFTLDERRPAPRFESAIPSEPVHDEETSRAEGMPRMRVVVVTALLALVFMGGLVLYITHPWNPTANDERATQGIDLSKQGFPGTVEKLKGQDEDESNTPSTNGDPSFQAMEADYEKLADLEKRLNDNETSFDTIAISGSQEEREAAAEDAKQIALEISNVVSDLSNLDDADGAYRTQLDNLSTLGNWLRNRSDALSEGWSRSLDSKNPSAEKEHILDPVDSMRDSSGKSEYQQLFEKNYDAWKPTKKQ
- a CDS encoding HAD-IC family P-type ATPase, whose amino-acid sequence is MRDSSGVRETSALRGLSSAEVAERVADGRVNANTDVTTKSISSIIKDNALTLFNIVNIAMAVLVLFTGELRNVLFMAVVGANLLIGVIQEIRAKRMVDRLTILTAKNVTVIRDGTDMEVLPSALVVDDLIRLRTGDQVPADCEVVQGSVTADESLLTGESEPVEKSVGSELLSGSFIDLGSLVGRVTRVGQDGYAARINAEAKYVKPVNSEIKATINSIIRAGTFALIPLGIGLFLRSYFHAPSDLNAAILSSVAAVIGMIPQGLVLLTSSVLAIATARLAVKNVLVQQTYCVETLARVDTLCLDKTGTITTGEMEVAHVVADSLDIEADTSEVIGALAAIVCANEHDANDTARAILSYLKKESIEPPRTSRAIPFTSARKYSGCVTEAGVAYVMGAAQFVVGAGVAERALASEIFGELERVLVICRVEGFDDNDALQGEVKLLGFVGIRDQIRSTAPETIRYFLDQGVDLRVISGDDPRTVAAIAARAGIPGAKHWVDATTLADESDIAKASKTCRVFGRVTPQQKRLLVQALQAQGHTVAMTGDGVNDILALREADCSVSMASGSAAARNVSEIVLADNDFAHMPEVVAEGRRSINNLQRSAALFLVKTVYTAALALFCIIMPPYPFIPIQMSLLSFATVGLPSFVLALEVNHERITGNFLANVLERSLPASAAITVSLALILTSGRLLHLSVAEMSTICLVVTGIIGIALIRRISLPLNALRRALLASVVLIVTLGCTLFRSFFRISAISSDMCILLVPALFVSIVIFNRLYVFLHDHSKESRVFSAFVRVFSEGDNERSQGSREE
- the aroF gene encoding 3-deoxy-7-phosphoheptulonate synthase: MISAPEHRQLRPSTESRVRTPSTHSLKEACMRAILTSRESHPADTCIDVGYGVKIGGGNFAVIAGPCSVEGESLLSLAHDVRLAGATMLRGGAFKPRTSPYDFQGLGTRALELLMEASHQEHIPVVVELTQEALLDTYLELGIHVIQIGARNAQNFSLLKAVGKTQTPVLLKRGMGSTIEELLLAAEYIMREGNRKVLVCERGIRTFEDSTRYTFDVSAIPVVKHDSHLPIIADPSHAAGTAAYVADLACAAVAAGADGLEIEVHADPPHALSDGEQALTPAEFSQLMQRVRSIREALCG
- the aroB gene encoding 3-dehydroquinate synthase, translated to MDRASNTICLDVRTPSASYEVVVGAGLIEDAGKKLRSLFPAETRLHLVSDTNVWPLYGEKLLSSLGTAGFAAMSYTVIPAGEHSKSVSCLSHLWDECARHGLTRHDCIIALGGGVVCDLAGFAAATYLRGCHVVHIPTTLLAMVDASVGGKCAIDLPAGKNLAGAFFQPDSVLIDVATLKTLPSKEFQSGCAEIIKHAVLADAALFSLLETGPADKTSLLTPDAQTLVKLIAANIRIKRAFVAADETDAGRRHMLNLGHTIGHAIEAASDCTLSHGACVAAGLCCLMRGASDPHVHLASAQDAKRIETLVSRFGLPVDTTFTRETLMDYVWRDKKRRGSSINVAIPTKIGSADIVSLSQDEMRTIIEYGCGTGGTAC